A window of candidate division KSB1 bacterium contains these coding sequences:
- a CDS encoding GDP-L-fucose synthase has translation MNLCDKIYIAGHSGMVGSALVRRLRKDGYRNLVTRTHTELDLLDQSAVNEFFQREQPDYVFLAAAKVGGILANNTYRAEFLYNNLMITANIIHASKQSGTQKLLNLGSSCIYPKLAPQPLKEEYLLTGPLELTNEPYAIAKIAGIKLCENYYRQYGCDFISVMPTNLYGPNDNYDLQTSHVLPALIRKFHLAKCLETNDWDAIRADLNKNPIGNVSGNAEQRDVLSALNKEGIVNSQKVKVEKSERQIPDLLTFAPSDVPTVHLWGSGSPRREFLYVEDLADACLHIMHNVSAPQLYDDLKQTHINIGAGTDVTIKDLAELIREITDCHCNIQWDTRKPDGTPRKLLNVDLATKLRWRYKTELRKGIERAYEAYKNA, from the coding sequence ATGAATTTATGCGATAAAATTTACATCGCCGGCCACTCGGGCATGGTCGGATCTGCTCTTGTGCGGCGGCTGCGGAAAGACGGCTACCGCAATCTGGTTACGCGCACGCACACTGAACTGGATCTCCTGGATCAATCCGCCGTCAATGAATTTTTTCAGCGCGAACAACCCGACTATGTCTTTTTAGCCGCCGCCAAAGTTGGCGGCATCCTGGCCAACAACACCTACAGAGCTGAATTCTTGTACAACAATCTCATGATCACCGCCAACATCATCCATGCATCCAAACAGTCAGGCACCCAAAAACTGCTCAACCTCGGTTCCTCCTGCATTTATCCCAAACTGGCGCCGCAGCCGCTCAAAGAAGAATACCTCCTGACCGGTCCTTTGGAACTGACCAACGAACCCTACGCCATTGCCAAAATCGCCGGCATTAAACTCTGTGAGAACTATTACCGGCAATACGGCTGTGACTTTATATCCGTGATGCCCACCAACCTCTACGGTCCCAATGACAACTATGACCTGCAAACCAGTCATGTGCTGCCCGCGCTGATCCGCAAGTTCCATCTGGCAAAATGCCTGGAAACAAACGACTGGGATGCAATACGGGCAGACCTGAACAAAAATCCGATAGGGAATGTAAGCGGAAACGCTGAACAAAGGGATGTTTTGAGTGCGCTGAATAAAGAAGGTATTGTGAACAGTCAAAAGGTTAAAGTCGAAAAGTCTGAACGTCAAATTCCCGACCTTCTGACTTTTGCACCTTCTGACGTTCCGACTGTGCATCTCTGGGGCAGCGGCTCGCCGCGCCGCGAGTTTCTCTATGTCGAGGACTTGGCCGATGCCTGTCTGCATATCATGCACAACGTCAGCGCTCCACAGTTGTACGACGACCTGAAGCAAACCCACATCAATATCGGCGCCGGAACCGACGTCACTATCAAAGACCTGGCCGAACTGATCCGCGAGATCACCGACTGTCACTGCAACATCCAATGGGACACCCGAAAACCCGACGGGACTCCCAGAAAGCTCCTAAACGTCGATCTCGCAACAAAGCTGCGGTGGCGGTATAAAACGGAACTGCGAAAAGGCATTGAACGTGCGTATGAAGCGTATAAGAATGCTTGA
- a CDS encoding polysaccharide biosynthesis protein, translating to MFKNKTLLITGGTGSFGNAVLKRFLHADIKEIRVFSRDEKKQEDMRVFLKHPKLKFIIGDVRHYDSIAMAIQGVDYVFHAAALKQVPSCEFYPMEAIRTNTLGAENVLNAAANYDVEKLIVLSTDKAVYPINAMGMSKALMEKLMLAKARINIGNTIFCGTRYGNVMGSRGSVIPLFISQIKKRKPITITDPQMTRFMMSLDDAVDLVLYAYQNGNQGDRFVQKAPAATIETLAQALIELFQSDTEIRIIGTRHGEKQHETLLTREEKAIAQDCDNYYRIPADTRDLNYNKYFVDGEERISKAEDYNSSNTYRLNVQETKDLLSKLNFVQQALNQND from the coding sequence ATGTTTAAAAATAAAACACTGCTGATTACGGGGGGGACTGGTTCCTTCGGGAATGCTGTTTTAAAACGGTTTTTGCATGCAGATATTAAAGAAATTCGCGTTTTCAGCCGGGATGAAAAAAAACAGGAAGATATGCGAGTTTTTTTAAAGCATCCAAAGCTGAAATTTATTATTGGTGATGTGCGTCATTACGACAGTATTGCGATGGCGATCCAGGGGGTTGATTATGTATTTCATGCTGCTGCATTAAAGCAGGTACCGTCTTGCGAGTTTTATCCGATGGAGGCAATCCGTACCAATACACTTGGTGCGGAAAATGTATTGAATGCTGCTGCAAATTATGATGTTGAAAAACTGATCGTGTTGAGTACTGATAAAGCGGTATATCCAATCAATGCGATGGGAATGTCCAAAGCACTTATGGAAAAACTGATGTTGGCCAAAGCAAGAATTAATATTGGTAATACAATATTTTGTGGAACAAGATATGGCAATGTCATGGGATCACGTGGATCCGTTATTCCGCTGTTTATATCTCAAATTAAAAAAAGAAAACCGATTACCATAACCGATCCTCAAATGACGCGCTTTATGATGTCGCTTGATGATGCGGTTGATCTGGTGCTCTATGCCTATCAAAACGGTAATCAGGGGGATCGCTTTGTTCAAAAAGCGCCGGCAGCTACAATAGAAACACTGGCCCAGGCGTTAATTGAATTATTCCAATCAGATACTGAAATCCGCATAATAGGGACGCGCCACGGAGAAAAACAGCATGAAACACTTTTGACCCGGGAAGAAAAAGCCATTGCTCAGGATTGTGATAATTACTATCGCATACCGGCGGATACCCGTGATCTTAATTACAATAAATATTTTGTGGATGGAGAAGAACGTATAAGCAAAGCAGAGGATTACAATTCCTCAAATACCTACCGACTGAATGTTCAGGAAACAAAGGATTTATTGTCAAAACTGAATTTCGTCCAACAAGCTTTAAATCAAAATGATTGA
- a CDS encoding NAD-dependent epimerase/dehydratase family protein has product MDKIKIGITGQSGFMGTHLYNFLGLQQNVERIPFKDEYFNKSPRLCEFVEKCDVIVHLAAMNRHHDQNILHDTNVALVQELIQALEKTERKPHVLFSSSTQESRDNPYGRSKRKGRELLINWSKKHAAPFTGLVIPNVFGPFGEPFYNSVISTFSHQIVQNLDPRIETDAELNLIYINDLMSEIWRVIRDRVTVSEHGIQEIARANVSQILEKLQWFRKTYVNDKIIPDVSDYFDLCLFNTFRSYLPVDFFPSDFNVHSDDRGQFIELVKSDNSGQTSYSTTKPGITRGNHFHIRKIERFMVIQGEALMQLRRIGTDEVIVYKLTGDEPVFVDVPVWYTHNITNTGDTNLLTVFWINELFNPADPDTYYEQV; this is encoded by the coding sequence ATGGATAAAATTAAAATTGGCATTACAGGACAATCCGGATTTATGGGCACCCATCTCTATAATTTCCTTGGATTGCAGCAAAATGTTGAGCGGATTCCGTTCAAAGACGAGTATTTTAACAAGAGTCCCCGACTCTGTGAATTTGTCGAAAAATGCGATGTCATTGTTCATCTGGCGGCGATGAATCGGCATCATGATCAGAATATCCTGCATGATACGAATGTTGCGCTTGTACAAGAACTGATACAGGCACTGGAAAAGACCGAAAGGAAACCGCACGTCTTGTTTTCTTCATCAACCCAGGAATCTCGCGACAATCCCTATGGAAGATCTAAACGAAAGGGGCGTGAACTGCTCATAAACTGGTCAAAAAAGCATGCCGCCCCGTTTACCGGTTTGGTTATTCCGAATGTTTTCGGTCCTTTTGGTGAACCGTTTTACAATTCCGTGATCTCGACATTTTCCCATCAGATTGTTCAAAACCTTGACCCGAGAATTGAAACTGATGCAGAATTGAATTTAATTTACATCAACGATTTAATGTCTGAAATCTGGCGTGTGATTCGAGACCGGGTGACCGTGAGTGAGCATGGTATACAAGAGATTGCCCGGGCAAACGTAAGCCAGATTTTAGAGAAATTACAATGGTTTCGCAAAACTTATGTCAATGATAAAATAATCCCGGATGTATCGGACTATTTTGATCTTTGCCTGTTTAATACATTCCGCAGTTACTTGCCTGTTGATTTTTTTCCATCTGATTTTAATGTTCATTCGGATGACCGCGGACAATTTATTGAACTTGTAAAATCCGATAACAGCGGTCAAACTTCATACTCAACGACAAAACCGGGTATTACCCGCGGCAATCATTTTCATATCCGCAAAATTGAACGCTTTATGGTGATCCAGGGAGAGGCGTTGATGCAGCTGCGCCGTATCGGAACGGACGAGGTCATCGTGTACAAGTTAACAGGTGATGAGCCCGTATTTGTCGATGTTCCCGTTTGGTACACCCATAATATCACCAATACGGGAGACACCAATTTATTGACTGTTTTCTGGATCAATGAACTGTTTAATCCTGCAGATCCGGATACATACTATGAGCAAGTGTAA
- a CDS encoding SDR family NAD(P)-dependent oxidoreductase, whose product MKKVLITGGAGYIGSILARLLLKEGFKVRVMDILMFGGESIVELLNDPNFEFIKGDVREKKDREKALQGMDMVVNLAAIVGDPACSKQPELAKETNLEATKKMYQEANEFGVERFVFASTCSNYGKSKNPENYMTEESELAPVSLYAETKVAAEKYLLSQPEKNKTKPTCLKICYRIWTLPAYAI is encoded by the coding sequence ATGAAAAAAGTATTAATAACCGGAGGCGCAGGCTACATTGGTAGTATTCTTGCCAGACTCCTATTAAAAGAAGGATTTAAAGTTCGCGTGATGGATATTTTGATGTTTGGAGGGGAATCTATTGTCGAATTATTGAATGATCCCAACTTTGAATTCATAAAAGGCGATGTCAGAGAGAAAAAAGACCGTGAAAAAGCATTGCAAGGTATGGATATGGTCGTAAACCTTGCTGCCATTGTAGGAGACCCGGCCTGTTCCAAACAACCCGAATTGGCAAAGGAGACCAACCTGGAAGCCACCAAAAAGATGTATCAGGAAGCCAATGAATTTGGAGTGGAACGCTTTGTTTTTGCTTCTACCTGCAGCAATTATGGTAAGTCAAAGAACCCCGAAAATTACATGACAGAAGAGTCTGAATTGGCCCCGGTTTCTTTGTATGCTGAGACGAAAGTGGCAGCAGAGAAATATTTGCTTTCTCAACCGGAAAAAAATAAGACAAAACCAACCTGTTTGAAGATTTGCTACCGTATATGGACTCTCCCCGCGTATGCGATTTGA
- a CDS encoding NAD-dependent epimerase/dehydratase family protein gives MRFDLTVNEFTKDLALGKELLIFGEQFWRPYCHVEDLARSVIHVIEAEKQKVAFDVFNVGNTSENYTKRMLADEMQKELLDATINYVKKDEDPRDYRVNFDKINKVLGFQTTKTVHEGIAQIKKVVQEGFLSNPDDMKYRNS, from the coding sequence ATGCGATTTGATTTAACAGTAAATGAGTTTACAAAAGACCTGGCATTAGGTAAAGAATTACTGATATTTGGTGAGCAATTTTGGCGGCCGTATTGTCATGTAGAAGATTTGGCCCGTTCTGTTATTCATGTGATTGAAGCTGAAAAGCAGAAAGTAGCTTTTGATGTTTTTAATGTTGGTAATACATCAGAAAATTACACAAAAAGAATGCTTGCAGATGAAATGCAAAAAGAATTACTTGATGCTACTATTAATTACGTTAAAAAAGATGAAGACCCCAGGGATTACAGAGTCAATTTTGATAAAATAAACAAGGTGCTAGGCTTTCAAACTACAAAAACAGTCCATGAGGGAATAGCTCAAATAAAAAAAGTTGTTCAGGAAGGATTTTTAAGTAATCCCGATGACATGAAATATAGGAATAGTTAA
- a CDS encoding GNAT family N-acetyltransferase: MGNNNNGTAQIGLIAVHPQAQGKGIASYLIQVATNYAFDRGFETLEVATQYNNKPAMKLYQKSGFKIKSKQYIYHIWNK; this comes from the coding sequence TTGGGAAATAATAACAATGGAACTGCTCAAATTGGACTTATAGCTGTTCATCCTCAGGCACAAGGAAAAGGTATAGCATCTTATTTAATTCAGGTAGCCACAAATTATGCTTTTGATAGAGGTTTTGAAACTTTAGAAGTTGCCACTCAATATAATAACAAACCTGCTATGAAACTTTATCAAAAAAGTGGTTTCAAAATTAAATCAAAACAATACATTTATCACATATGGAACAAATGA
- the rffA gene encoding dTDP-4-amino-4,6-dideoxygalactose transaminase, with protein sequence MIPFNKPYLTGKEMHYMYQAVYSGKISGNGQFTQKCQKFFENKYGFQKALLTTSCTDALEMTALLMEIEPGDEIIVPSYTFVSTTLAYVRQWAKIVFADSRKDHPGIDENDVEDLVSDKTKAIVVVHYAGVAVDMDKILKLANKYNLYVVEDDAQAVDSYYKDKPLGSIGHFGAFSFHETKNINAGEGGMLTINDKRFIKRAEIIWEKGTNRAEFFRGEVNKYGWVDIGYLKENGIHAVFHYLSLHKSGYYSNIQKPPILPNSDFYTKNLVRLPMFFELSNNEIQYIIQKIWEVQFAGSYN encoded by the coding sequence ATGATTCCTTTCAACAAACCCTACCTTACTGGCAAGGAAATGCATTACATGTATCAGGCCGTGTATTCCGGTAAAATTTCCGGTAATGGGCAATTCACACAAAAATGCCAGAAGTTTTTTGAGAACAAATATGGTTTTCAAAAAGCCTTATTAACCACCTCCTGTACAGATGCATTGGAAATGACAGCGCTTTTAATGGAAATAGAGCCGGGAGATGAGATTATTGTGCCTTCCTATACATTTGTTTCCACAACGTTGGCTTATGTGCGGCAATGGGCTAAAATAGTCTTTGCAGACAGTCGGAAAGATCATCCGGGAATTGATGAAAATGACGTGGAAGACTTAGTTTCAGATAAAACAAAAGCTATTGTTGTTGTCCATTATGCGGGTGTTGCGGTGGATATGGATAAGATACTGAAACTGGCCAATAAGTATAACCTGTATGTTGTAGAAGACGATGCTCAGGCTGTTGATTCCTACTACAAAGATAAACCACTTGGTAGCATTGGGCACTTCGGCGCTTTTTCCTTTCACGAAACGAAGAATATTAATGCGGGGGAAGGGGGTATGTTAACCATTAATGATAAACGGTTTATCAAGCGTGCTGAGATAATATGGGAAAAAGGAACGAATCGTGCGGAATTTTTCCGGGGTGAAGTGAATAAATACGGTTGGGTGGATATTGGTTATCTTAAAGAGAATGGTATTCATGCGGTATTTCATTATTTGAGTTTGCATAAATCTGGTTATTATTCAAACATACAAAAACCTCCAATTTTACCCAATAGTGACTTTTATACAAAAAATCTGGTACGATTACCAATGTTTTTTGAATTAAGCAATAATGAGATACAATATATAATCCAGAAGATTTGGGAAGTGCAATTTGCGGGAAGTTATAATTAA
- a CDS encoding glycosyltransferase family 2 protein encodes MKITIVSPVYKAEKILSELVQRIEFSITKLTDDYEIILVDDGSPDKSWAVIQQIAKNNTKIKGLKLSRNFGQHYAITAGLDYATGEWIVVMDCDLQDKPEEINKLYNKAQEGYDIVLASRYERKDSFVKRFLSKLFYRTLGYLTGTIQDESIANFGIYNKKVINATQTMRESIRYFPTMIKWVGFKQTKVKVDHSERYQGKTSYDFKRLIILAMDIMLAYSDKPIRLSIIVGLSISFLSFIVAIIYLIKYLSGDVIIMGYTSLIISVWLLAGFIIAILGVVGLYVGKTFEGVKKRPIYIVDETTDK; translated from the coding sequence ATGAAAATCACAATAGTTAGTCCAGTTTATAAAGCTGAAAAAATTCTATCAGAGCTAGTTCAACGCATTGAGTTTTCAATAACGAAACTCACTGATGACTATGAAATTATATTGGTTGATGATGGTAGCCCGGACAAATCGTGGGCAGTAATTCAACAAATAGCTAAAAATAACACAAAAATAAAAGGGTTAAAACTTAGTAGAAATTTTGGACAACACTATGCTATTACAGCAGGATTGGATTATGCAACCGGAGAATGGATAGTTGTTATGGACTGCGATTTACAGGATAAGCCCGAGGAGATTAATAAACTTTATAACAAAGCGCAAGAAGGTTACGATATTGTTTTAGCAAGCCGTTATGAAAGAAAAGATTCGTTTGTGAAACGGTTTTTATCCAAGTTATTTTACCGTACTTTGGGATATTTAACCGGAACAATACAGGATGAGTCAATTGCAAATTTTGGTATTTATAACAAAAAGGTCATAAATGCTACACAAACAATGCGTGAATCGATCAGATACTTTCCCACCATGATAAAATGGGTTGGTTTTAAGCAGACAAAAGTAAAGGTTGATCATAGTGAGCGATACCAAGGTAAAACAAGCTATGATTTTAAAAGGCTTATTATTTTAGCCATGGATATTATGCTGGCTTATTCCGATAAACCGATTAGGCTTTCCATAATTGTTGGTTTGTCCATTTCATTCTTATCTTTTATTGTTGCAATCATTTATTTAATTAAATATTTAAGTGGCGATGTAATAATTATGGGGTATACAAGTTTAATAATCTCAGTGTGGTTACTCGCCGGTTTTATTATAGCTATACTTGGTGTAGTTGGTCTATATGTTGGAAAAACTTTTGAAGGGGTAAAAAAAAGGCCTATTTATATTGTTGACGAAACTACTGATAAATAA
- a CDS encoding DUF6044 family protein, which translates to MKKYIKQFVNNISISNLFLFGLVFIFIYYLPYIIFGENSWFNFGYDSLDSNVIWNIILTESGKIFTPNNEIIPQAMSGLPRASYPGEFSIELLLYFIFKPIHAYIANIILIAIFAYVGMFFLLKTLSPKLNIFILTIVSILYALLPFWPHGGLGVAGLPLIIFGLINVKLKPILSYAVLVFYVLYSSFVLTGIFLIAILGVFLLLKWMRTKKFPLPEIAFVVVMFILHMATNYRLILSSISPEFVSHRSSTVMPTHSLTESYQFFINLLFGEWGHNIIIKIPIIISLVFLILGSLLVNRNHFKKYKNIYYTGLIIIGISFLAVLFQNKYFYNFYTGIFPFLKQIQMQRFYWLLPPFFYILYFFVLNKLVSYKFGKIIVVLIFIMHLGFVFEGNSMYRQLLKTKVLNRKAGVISWKRFYSEDLYEDIDDYIRKDKSTYRVASIGLQPGVALYNGFYTVDGYFSNYPLQYKKQIYDIIKPELKKDSSLYKFFVDWGSVCVIPSSELINRKYGPRGYVIPKIYKRDSITKPIQNLNIRTKVLKSKLNCQYIFVAAEIGNSDQLGLEYHKKFENKTSPYRIYLYEIE; encoded by the coding sequence ATGAAAAAGTATATTAAACAATTTGTTAATAATATATCAATATCAAATCTTTTCTTATTTGGATTAGTTTTCATATTTATATATTACTTGCCTTATATTATATTCGGTGAAAACTCCTGGTTCAATTTTGGATATGATAGCTTAGATAGCAATGTGATATGGAATATTATCTTAACTGAAAGTGGAAAAATATTTACACCTAATAATGAAATTATTCCACAAGCTATGAGTGGATTACCCAGAGCTTCATACCCAGGCGAATTTTCCATTGAATTATTGTTGTATTTTATTTTTAAGCCAATACATGCTTACATTGCTAATATCATATTAATTGCAATATTTGCCTATGTTGGCATGTTTTTTCTGTTAAAAACATTATCTCCTAAATTAAATATTTTTATCTTGACTATTGTTTCAATCCTATATGCTTTGTTGCCATTTTGGCCCCATGGAGGACTGGGTGTTGCTGGGCTACCGCTAATTATTTTTGGATTGATAAATGTTAAGTTAAAGCCAATATTAAGTTATGCAGTTTTAGTTTTCTATGTTTTGTATTCAAGCTTTGTATTAACAGGTATTTTTTTAATAGCAATTTTAGGTGTTTTTTTATTATTAAAATGGATGAGAACGAAAAAATTCCCATTACCAGAAATTGCATTTGTGGTAGTTATGTTTATTCTACATATGGCTACAAATTACCGATTGATTCTTTCATCTATTTCTCCAGAATTTGTTTCTCATAGATCTAGTACTGTAATGCCAACACATTCATTAACTGAATCATATCAATTTTTTATAAATCTCCTCTTTGGTGAATGGGGGCATAATATAATTATAAAGATTCCTATTATAATTAGTTTGGTTTTCTTAATACTTGGCTCGCTTTTAGTTAATAGAAATCATTTTAAAAAATATAAAAACATATACTATACTGGTTTAATAATTATTGGAATATCTTTCTTAGCTGTATTATTTCAAAATAAATATTTCTATAACTTTTACACTGGAATTTTTCCATTTCTGAAACAAATTCAGATGCAAAGGTTCTATTGGTTACTACCACCTTTTTTCTATATCCTTTACTTTTTTGTATTAAATAAATTGGTATCATATAAATTTGGTAAAATTATAGTGGTATTAATTTTTATTATGCATTTGGGATTTGTTTTTGAGGGAAATTCAATGTATAGACAATTACTAAAAACAAAGGTGCTAAATAGGAAAGCCGGAGTAATTTCATGGAAGCGCTTTTATAGTGAAGATTTATACGAGGACATAGATGACTATATCCGTAAAGATAAATCCACATACAGGGTTGCATCTATAGGACTACAACCAGGTGTTGCATTGTATAATGGTTTTTACACGGTTGATGGTTATTTTTCAAACTACCCTCTACAATATAAAAAACAAATATATGATATTATTAAACCTGAGCTTAAAAAAGACAGTAGCTTATATAAATTCTTTGTTGACTGGGGAAGTGTTTGTGTTATTCCTTCATCAGAATTGATTAACCGAAAATATGGCCCGCGAGGTTATGTGATACCAAAGATTTATAAAAGAGATAGCATTACAAAGCCAATTCAAAATTTAAATATTAGAACTAAAGTGCTGAAGAGTAAACTAAATTGTCAATACATTTTTGTAGCTGCCGAAATTGGAAACAGTGATCAGTTAGGACTTGAGTATCATAAAAAATTCGAAAATAAAACATCTCCATACAGAATTTATTTGTATGAAATAGAATGA
- a CDS encoding four helix bundle protein: MPDYFRFAFEKLNVWQEARVLSKNVYFDTKDFPGEEKFGIINQMRRAAVSVCSNIAEGSSRTSAKDQAHFYQLSYSSLMELMNQVIIANDLGYLNNEKENQYRLDIEKVANMLNSLRKSRLNK; encoded by the coding sequence ATGCCCGATTATTTCAGGTTTGCATTTGAAAAATTAAATGTTTGGCAAGAGGCCAGAGTGCTTTCCAAAAATGTTTACTTTGACACGAAAGATTTTCCGGGAGAGGAAAAGTTTGGGATAATCAATCAAATGCGAAGAGCTGCTGTTTCTGTTTGCTCAAATATTGCTGAAGGTTCGTCCAGAACATCAGCAAAAGACCAGGCACACTTTTATCAATTATCCTATAGCAGCTTGATGGAACTGATGAACCAAGTGATAATAGCCAATGACTTAGGTTATCTGAATAATGAAAAAGAAAACCAATATCGTTTAGATATCGAAAAGGTAGCAAACATGCTTAACTCACTCCGAAAATCCCGCTTAAACAAATAA
- a CDS encoding LegC family aminotransferase: MPTKYQPIISFIRELYNEPEAFIPLHAPVFQGNEKKYLNDCIDSTFVSSVGKYVDRFEEMVAEYTGAKKAIVTVNGTNALHLALLVAGVEPGDEVITQPLTFIATANAISYAGAQPVFIDVDKDTMGLSPEALKKWLNDSTIKQLNKQTKQQETINKSTDRKISACVPMHTFGHPCRVDEIVEICNEYNIPVVEDAAESLGSFYRDKHTGTFGKMGILSFNGNKILTTGGGGMILTDDEELGNHIKHLTTQARVPHPWQYIHDEIGYNYRMPNINAALGVAQMEQIEKIIQNKRQTAQAYTTFFNSGKPFKNKQQTTNNKQIKHITEPPNSRSNYWLNAILLNNKQERDEFLKYTNENSIMIRPVWQLMNKLEMFKDCQCGDLTNSEFLEDRIVNVPSSINL; the protein is encoded by the coding sequence ATGCCAACTAAATACCAACCCATAATCTCATTCATCCGCGAGCTTTACAACGAGCCCGAAGCCTTCATCCCTCTCCACGCTCCAGTCTTTCAGGGCAACGAAAAAAAATACCTTAACGACTGTATTGATTCAACCTTTGTTTCCAGCGTGGGAAAATACGTGGATCGGTTTGAGGAGATGGTGGCAGAATATACCGGAGCGAAAAAAGCCATAGTTACCGTCAACGGCACGAATGCATTACACCTGGCTCTTCTGGTTGCAGGAGTAGAACCCGGCGACGAAGTCATCACACAGCCCTTAACCTTTATCGCCACAGCCAATGCAATTTCCTATGCCGGCGCTCAGCCCGTATTCATTGATGTTGATAAAGACACCATGGGCCTCTCACCCGAAGCTCTGAAAAAATGGCTAAACGATTCAACGATTAAACAATTAAACAAACAAACAAAACAACAAGAAACAATAAACAAATCAACCGACCGTAAAATATCCGCCTGCGTCCCCATGCACACCTTCGGCCATCCCTGCCGCGTTGATGAAATTGTAGAAATCTGCAATGAATACAACATTCCAGTTGTAGAAGATGCAGCTGAAAGCCTGGGAAGTTTCTATAGAGACAAGCACACAGGAACATTTGGTAAGATGGGCATATTAAGCTTTAATGGAAATAAGATACTTACAACCGGAGGCGGGGGAATGATTCTGACTGATGATGAGGAACTGGGAAACCATATTAAACACTTAACCACCCAGGCAAGAGTGCCTCACCCCTGGCAATACATACATGATGAAATAGGTTATAATTACAGAATGCCCAATATTAATGCCGCACTTGGTGTTGCTCAAATGGAACAAATAGAGAAAATCATCCAAAACAAACGCCAAACCGCGCAGGCTTATACGACTTTCTTTAATTCAGGCAAACCATTTAAAAACAAACAACAAACAACAAACAACAAACAAATAAAACACATCACCGAACCCCCAAATTCCCGTTCCAACTATTGGCTCAACGCCATATTACTAAACAACAAACAGGAACGCGACGAATTTTTAAAATACACCAACGAAAACAGCATCATGATCCGCCCGGTCTGGCAGTTAATGAATAAACTTGAGATGTTTAAAGATTGCCAATGCGGCGATTTAACTAATTCTGAGTTTTTGGAAGATAGGATTGTTAATGTACCTAGTAGTATAAATTTATAA